A single Anopheles funestus chromosome 2RL, idAnoFuneDA-416_04, whole genome shotgun sequence DNA region contains:
- the LOC125766556 gene encoding oocyte zinc finger protein XlCOF6.1-like — protein sequence MSSERVNPEKNLDTASVCRLCLSCDHLQFVSLHDVHQDVSLAEIINICFDIKIYHDDGLPQTVCNSCWKEVITYNELREKYLASDNILREAARNQCASKNYTNVQQLFHPCNPSKEFIKADSVILGHQHGTMTPIDDQLNIKNEEYESQHIIRPEPVSIDHKSTELTDTSELKQTTHNAKLFCCGCNPSPEFTSPEELTAHCDVQHTKYRITDNSIRPFECNICFQRFLTETLLKHHKDRPYRKRSYICGSCAAAYFTNSALKRHEQMCTVVDKNYTCEDCGKRFRQIITLKNHRKLHQTAKTFQCPVCSKTFKQKFEIPIHMVTHTGEQPYPCDQCPARFKRKQALKNHQHRHVNPRPFKCDACDEWFGNPTARKFHRQTVHEGLDPFRCEQCGLSYGRRVRLKQHMKKVHGESLDGD from the exons ATGAGCTCTGAGAGAGTGAATCCTGAAAAGAACCTCGATACAGCATCGGTGTGTCGACTTTGTCTCAGCTGTGACCATCTTCAGTTCGTATCGCTACACGATGTGCATCAAGATGTATCACTCGCAGAAATCATCAATATTTGTTTCGACATTAAG ATCTACCACGATGATGGACTGCCACAAACAGTGTGCAACAGTTGTTGGAAAGAGGTGATAACATACAACGAGCTACGGGAAAAATATCTCGCATCAGATAACATTCTTCGTGAGGCAGCTAGGAATCAATGTGCATCAAAAAATTATACGAATGTTcaacaattatttcatccTTGTAATCCTAGTAAGGAATTCATAAAAGCAGATTCCGTTATTTTAGGCCATCAGCACGGAACAATGACACCAATAGACGATCAATTGAATATAAAGAATGAAGAATATGAATCTCAGCATATTATTCGTCCGGAACCTGTGAGCATCGACCATAAAAGCACAGAACTAACGGACACATCTGAACTCAAACAAACAACGCATAATGCAAAACTTTTCTGCTGTGGATGCAATCCTTCGCCAGAATTTACAAGTCCCGAGGAACTAACTGCACACTGTGATGTACAACATACAAAGTACCGTATCACGGACAATTCAATCCGTCCCTTCGAATGCAACATATGCTTTCAACGCTTCTTAACCGAAACACTTCTCAAGCACCATAAAGATAGGCCCTACCGGAAGCGGTCGTACATTTGTGGATCGTGTGCAGCAGCTTACTTCACAAATTCCGCCTTAAAGCGGCACGAGCAGATGTGCACGGTGGTGGATAAGAACTATACTTGCGAAGACTGTGGTAAACGATTTCGCCAAATCATTACACTAAAGAACCACCGTAAGCTGCACCAAACGGCGAAAACCTTTCAGTGTCCCGTGTGTTCGAAGACTTTCAAACAAAAGTTTGAAATTCCCATCCACATGGTAACGCACACTGGTGAGCAACCATATCCGTGTGATCAGTGTCCGGCAAGGTTCAAACGGAAGCAAGCTCTTAAAAACCATCAGCATCGTCATGTGAACCCACGACCGTTTAAATGTGACGCATGTGACGAGTGGTTTGGCAACCCGACCGCTCGAAAATTCCATCGCCAAACGGTACACGAAGGACTTGATCCTTTCCGATGTGAGCAGTGTGGGTTAAGCTATGGGCGCAGGGTACGACTTAAGCAACATATGAAGAAAGTACACGGAGAGTCTTTAGATGGAGACTAA
- the LOC125766539 gene encoding cryptochrome-1-like, with protein MTKKTSSIGHFSASTSGTVGGGTGGMSNFGTGTGGTDGSEKQQLSSSGSSHQQQQSQHHDGGKSSAQEQQRHHSSQHAHQHHHHQHHLQQGSGGKMRDKHTVHWFRKGLRLHDNPALREGLRGAKTFRCVFIIDPWFAGSSNVGINKWRFLLQCLDDLDRNLRKLNSRLFVIRGQPADALPKLFKEWGTTCLTFEEDPEPFGRVRDHNISEMCKELGIEVISAASHTLYNLERIIEKNGGRAPLTYHQFQAIIASMDAPPQPESSITLDVIGKSSTPQYDDHDDKYGVPTLEELGFETEALRPPIWIGGETEALARLERHLERKAWVASFGRPKMTPQSLLASQTGLSPYLRFGCLSTRLFYYQLTDLYKKIKKACPPLSLHGQLLWREFFYCAATKNPTFDKMAGNPICVQIPWDRNAEALAKWASGQTGFPWIDAIMTQLREEGWIHHLARHAVACFLTRGDLWISWEEGMKVFEELLLDADWSVNAGMWMWLSCSSFFQQFFHCYCPVKFGRKADPNGDYIRRYLPVLKNFPTRFIHEPWNASESVQRAAKCLIGKDYPLPMVNHAIASRANMERIKQVYQHLAKYRTPGGGCYEADCNEKGGSAIAGVMTAAKVQHMNTSSMNDSPSPTTILTSVNSSGNYMCRSNPSAQSDPNGKIITYHQLLSGPDTRSAHGGNGSGDRANVGAAETTKHGDSRPTGNNHIMVGKESVPQQPQTQHQLQHPAQSLDQQSQENSNSVANSEQRFGSMAVADYAAIKPDSLSTLIRAGNLSTVGTRFSNLQDQLSNSLMSLECDVMANKLKPNNYEYERSQNIYNSQFKVEYSDNFNSGYGLRNAVFYGGKREDENEDTKADNINNNIHHGDQLASNNRGEGQTMRNAIDDDDESAMTTLEDTGTHPAPHALLFGTNKAKIKQESLVQTTRMFLEPPKHHPSRGTKVHQQRTRCESTDQQSPTLHTQLDAQIKKEQQITSQPLPPQSMHTDCDYEPESHKQLLTDIHRQQQQQQQQQQQQQQQASILAAQRLEASQMDQGTDQPMQESPCSEEKIGATD; from the exons ATGACGAAAAAAACCTCATCCATTGGCCATTTTTCGGCCAGTACATCTGGTACGGTGGGGGGAGGTACGGGTGGTATGAGCAACTTTGGTACCGGAACAGGTGGAACCGATGGTTCCGAAAAGCAGCAACTATCGTCTTCCGGTTCATcccaccagcaacagcagagtcaACACCATGATGGTGGTAAAAGCTCTGCCCAAGAACAACAGCGTCATCATTCGTCGCAACACGCTCAtcaacatcaccatcatcagcatcatttgCAGCAAGGGTCGGGCGGTAAAATGCGTGACAAACACACCGTACACTGGTTCCGCAAGGGATTGCGCTTGCACGATAATCCGGCCCTGCGCGAAGGACTTCGTGGGGCGAAAACGTTTCGTTGCGTTTTCATCATCGATCCCTGGTTCGCCGGTAGCTCAAATGTGGGCATAAATAAATGGAG ATTTCTACTCCAATGTTTGGACGATCTGGATCGCAACTTGCGCAAGTTGAATTCGCGCCTCTTCGTAATACGTGGTCAACCTGCGGACGCATTGCCAAAGCTGTTCAAAGAATGGGGAACCACCTGCCTGACGTTTGAAGAGGATCCGGAACCATTTGGGCGCGTCCGGGACCACAACATTTCGGAGATGTGTAAGGAGCTTGGAATCGAGGTCATCTCAGCCGCATCTCACACGTTGTACAATTTGGAAAG aatcattgaaaaaaatggaggCCGGGCACCGCTAACGTACCACCAGTTTCAAGCCATTATCGCCTCAATGGATGCACCACCGCAACCGGAATCATCCATCACGCTTGATGTGATTGGGAAGTCTAGCACGCCACAGTATGACGATCACGACGACAAGTACGGTGTGCCGACACTGGAGGAACTTGGCTTCGAGACGGAAGCCCTTCGGCCACCGATTTGGATTGGCGGCGAAACGGAAGCACTTGCCCGTCTCGAGCGGCATCTCGAACGGAAAGCGTGGGTCGCTTCGTTCGGCCGGCCCAAAATGACACCCCAGTCGTTGCTCGCTAGTCAAACGGGTCTTTCACCCTACCTGCGGTTCGGGTGTCTTAGCACGCGGCTCTTCTACTATCAGCTGACCGATCTGTACAAAAAGATCAAGAAAGCGTGCCCGCCACTGTCCCTCCACGGGCAGCTACTGTGGCGTGAGTTTTTCTACTGTGCCGCTACTAAAAATCCCACGTTCGATAAGATGGCCGGTAACCCAATCTGCGTGCAGATCCCGTGGGATCGTAACGCGGAAGCACTTGCCAAGTGGGCAAGCGGCCAGACCGGTTTTCCGTGGATCGATGCGATCATGACGCAGTTGCGGGAAGAAGGTTGGATTCACCATCTCGCACGTCATGCCGTGGCATGCTTTCTAACACGTGGTGATCTGTGGATATCCTGGGAGGAGGGCATGAAGGTATTCGAGGAACTGCTGCTAGATGCAGATTGGTCGGTCAATGCCGGCATGTGGATGTGGTTGTCGTGTTCGTCGTTTTTCCAACAATTCTTTCACTGCTACTGTCCGGTGAAGTTTGGCCGTAAGGCTGACCCGAACGGTGACTACATACGACGGTATCTGCCGGTATTGAAA AACTTCCCGACCCGCTTCATCCACGAACCTTGGAATGCGTCCGAGAGTGTGCAGCGTGCGGCCAAGTGTCTCATCGGCAAGGATTATCCATTGCCGATGGTGAACCATGCGATCGCGTCCCGCGCCAACATGGAGCGCATCAAGCAGGTGTATCAACATCTGGCCAAATATCGCACACCGGGCGGCGGTTGTTACGAGGCGGACTGTAACGAAAAGGGCGGTTCGGCGATTGCGGGCGTCATGACGGCAGCAAAGGTGCAGCACATGAACACGAGCAGCATGAACGACAGTCCCAGTCCCACGACGATACTGACGAGTGTGAACAGCTCGGGAAACTACATGTGCCGTAGCAATCCATCCGCACAAAGCGATCCCAATGGGAAGATAATTACGTACCATCAGCTGCTCAGTGGTCCGGACACACGATCAGCTCACGGCGGCAATGGAAGTGGCGATCGAGCTAATGTCGGTGCTGCCGAAACTACCAAGCATGGAGATAGTAGACCTACCGGTAATAATCATATAATGGTGGGAAAAGAATCTGTTCCGCAGCAACCGCAAACCCAGCATCAGTTGCAGCACCCAGCACAGAGCCTGGATCAGCAATCGCAGGAAAATAGCAACAGTGTGGCAAACAGTGAGCAACGGTTCGGTTCGATGGCGGTGGCTGACTATGCTGCGATCAAACCGGACAGCCTCAGTACGCTTATACGGGCCGGCAATCTGAGCACGGTCGGTACGCGCTTCTCCAACCTGCAGGATCAGCTTAGCAACAGCCTGATGTCGCTCGAGTGTGACGTGATGGCGAACAAGCTGAAGCCTAACAATTACGAGTACGAGCGTAGCCAGAATATTTACAACAGCCAGTTTAAGGTGGAATATAGTGACAACTTTAACTCGGGCTATGGTTTGCGGAATGCCGTATTTTACGGTGGCAAGCGGGAGGACGAAAACGAAGACACCAAAGCGgataacatcaacaacaacattcaTCACGGCGATCAGCTCGCGAGCAACAATCGCGGAGAAGGGCAAACGATGCGTAACGCTatcgacgatgacgatgaatCTGCGATGACCACGCTAGAGGACACCGGTACACATCCGGCACCGCATGCACTGCTCTTCGGTACGAACAAAGCGAAAATCAAACAGGAATCGCTGGTGCAAACCACCCGCATGTTTCTCGAACCACCGAAACATCATCCCAGTCGGGGAACGAAGGTCCACCAGCAGCGGACAAGGTGCGAATCAACCGATCAGCAATCCCCTACACTTCACACGCAGCTAGATGCGCAGATTAAAAAAGAGCAACAGATCACCTCGCAACCGTTGCCACCACAGTCCATGCACACCGATTGTGATTATGAACCGGAAAGCCATAAGCAACTCTTGACAGACATCCaccgtcagcagcagcagcaacaacaacagcagcagcaacaacagcagcaggctTCTATTTTAGCAGCTCAACGGCTGGAAGCGTCACAAATGGATCAAGGCACCGATCAACCAATGCAAGAATCACCGTGcagcgaagaaaaaatcggTGCAACGGATTag